In the genome of Photobacterium sp. TY1-4, one region contains:
- a CDS encoding ABC transporter permease, with protein sequence MRKYLFVSQMGLQMSLAYRLNYLISVFAAGFPLLLQVMFWHAIFTYTQAEQVYGYRYEEMMAYALFAALVSQALRTGFEYEVATDIKEGGLNRFLTQPLSYSAYRLAAFVGQNLGYFAATLLLIGGCAVLLNHWLQMAVSLSDYVRMLCVLCGAFFIQFFLFYLIGLVAFWMQEVWGVFESIRIVGLVLSGGVFPLTVFGETGMAVLRYLPFQYVVFFPIEVVLGRVTGSELMIGLAIQSAWIIWLFSLSRLVWNRGCKHFIALGG encoded by the coding sequence ATGAGGAAGTATCTGTTTGTCAGCCAGATGGGATTGCAAATGTCGCTGGCTTACCGGCTGAACTATCTGATCAGCGTGTTCGCGGCGGGGTTTCCGTTGCTGCTGCAAGTGATGTTCTGGCATGCCATTTTCACTTACACCCAGGCCGAGCAAGTGTACGGCTATCGTTATGAGGAAATGATGGCCTATGCCTTGTTTGCGGCGCTGGTCAGTCAGGCGCTGCGAACCGGGTTTGAGTATGAGGTGGCGACGGATATCAAGGAAGGGGGGCTCAATCGCTTTCTGACCCAGCCCTTGTCGTATTCGGCCTACCGGTTAGCGGCATTTGTGGGGCAGAACCTGGGCTATTTTGCGGCGACCCTGTTGCTGATCGGGGGATGCGCGGTGCTGCTCAATCACTGGCTCCAGATGGCGGTGAGTTTGTCTGACTATGTCCGGATGCTGTGTGTCTTGTGCGGTGCGTTCTTCATTCAGTTTTTCCTCTTCTACCTTATTGGGCTGGTGGCTTTCTGGATGCAGGAAGTGTGGGGCGTATTCGAGTCGATTCGGATCGTCGGCCTGGTGCTGTCCGGCGGTGTGTTTCCGCTCACGGTGTTTGGTGAGACGGGCATGGCCGTGCTTCGCTATCTGCCGTTCCAGTATGTGGTTTTTTTTCCGATTGAAGTGGTGTTGGGGCGGGTCACCGGCAGCGAGTTGATGATCGGACTGGCGATCCAGAGCGCCTGGATTATCTGGCTGTTTAGCTTGTCACGCCTGGTTTGGAACCGGGGTTGCAAACACTTTATTGCACTCGGGGGATGA
- a CDS encoding ABC transporter permease — protein MGRELIKHLNIYLFLLKVNAMRQLEYRVNIALNVMVELGYLGVKLLYAYIVHDTGVHIAGLPPSSIYLFIGTYMLMTVFFVSMLQFNIIGFDQQIRNGDFDVLLTKPVSSQFMATLRHVDTWITLPNVIAGLGLIVYGWQASAIALSAVNLFGFIGYLLLGVVTMYAIFVLPLMLAFKFKNISALQAFYWAMWDFNNLPHRIHLRPVQLAGTAVIPIFLVTNWSPLFVLDRLSGGELAWGIAAPVLLLALTRLCWRRAIRHYESATS, from the coding sequence ATGGGACGTGAACTGATCAAGCACCTGAACATCTATCTTTTTTTACTTAAGGTCAATGCGATGCGCCAGTTGGAGTATCGCGTCAACATTGCCCTGAATGTGATGGTCGAGTTGGGATATTTGGGGGTGAAGTTGCTCTATGCCTATATCGTCCATGATACCGGGGTGCATATTGCGGGATTGCCGCCCAGCAGTATTTATCTGTTTATCGGCACCTATATGCTGATGACGGTTTTTTTCGTCAGTATGTTGCAATTCAACATCATTGGTTTTGATCAGCAAATCAGGAACGGTGATTTCGATGTGTTGCTGACCAAGCCGGTGTCCTCCCAGTTTATGGCCACTCTCCGGCATGTCGATACCTGGATCACCCTGCCGAATGTGATTGCCGGGCTGGGGCTCATTGTGTACGGCTGGCAAGCGTCAGCCATTGCGTTGTCGGCTGTCAATCTGTTCGGGTTCATCGGCTATTTGCTGCTGGGCGTGGTGACTATGTACGCCATTTTCGTCCTGCCGCTGATGCTGGCGTTCAAGTTTAAAAATATCTCCGCCTTGCAGGCGTTTTACTGGGCGATGTGGGATTTCAATAATCTGCCGCATCGGATCCACCTCAGGCCGGTGCAGCTGGCCGGCACGGCGGTGATCCCGATTTTCCTGGTGACCAACTGGTCGCCGCTGTTTGTGTTGGATCGGTTGTCCGGTGGGGAGCTGGCCTGGGGGATCGCCGCCCCCGTGCTGCTGCTGGCGCTGACACGGCTGTGTTGGCGCCGGGCAATTCGTCACTATGAAAGTGCTACGAGCTAG